A window of Actinomycetota bacterium contains these coding sequences:
- a CDS encoding alpha-galactosidase, with protein sequence MSPPGELQLRAGGVSLVLDARAGAGSPLPVVLHWGPDLGENLDGDALAGALVPAAAHSAIDRPVRRRLLPMPADGWRLRPGLAGARPDGSGWSPRFLVRTVEVAGDGSWAAVAAEDPEAGLALVTRLRLHPSGVLEAGHTLRNLGDGPYLVTQLGVSLPLPARAVELLDLTGRWCRERIPQRHPLPHGAWVREGRHGRTGHDATLVLAAGSPGFGFRSGEVWGIHLGWSGDAVHWAERNADGHAGIGAAELLGPSEVALGPGESYATPPVYASYSADGLDGLSAAYHRFLRDRPSHPRTPRPVVLNTWEAVYFDHRLERLTALADVAARLGVERFVLDDGWFGNRRNDTAGLGDWYVAADVWPDGLNPLIGHVRKLGMEFGLWVEPEMVNPDSDLFRAHPDWVLSGSGQPGRLPQPWRHQQVLDLANPDCYAFIRDRLDALLGEHDIAFLKWDHNRDLVEAGHAGRPGVHAQTLATYRLLDELRARHPGVEIESCASGGGRVDLGILGRTDRVWASDTNDALERQPIQRWTQLLVPPELVGSHVGPPKAHTTGRVHTLAFRVATALFGHFGIEWDIASASASEQAALAEAIAFYKQTRPLLHSGQVVRADHPNPAAYLHGVVAPDRAEALFAYVQLTSSAYETPGLARLPGLDPGRAYRVEPVPVAGEPETKQAVAPAWLEAGGVTLGGLALAEVGLPLPVLRPEQALLLHVTGA encoded by the coding sequence ATGCCGGCCGACGGCTGGCGGCTGCGGCCCGGGCTGGCCGGCGCCCGGCCGGACGGGAGCGGCTGGTCGCCGCGGTTCCTGGTCCGGACGGTCGAGGTCGCCGGCGACGGCAGCTGGGCCGCGGTCGCGGCCGAGGACCCCGAGGCCGGGCTGGCCCTGGTCACGCGGCTGCGGCTGCATCCCTCGGGGGTCCTTGAGGCCGGCCACACCCTCCGCAACCTGGGCGACGGGCCCTATCTGGTCACACAGCTCGGGGTCAGCCTGCCCCTGCCGGCCCGGGCGGTGGAGCTGCTCGACCTGACCGGCCGGTGGTGCCGCGAGCGCATCCCCCAGCGGCACCCGCTGCCCCACGGCGCCTGGGTGCGCGAGGGCCGCCACGGGCGCACCGGCCACGACGCCACCCTGGTCCTGGCCGCCGGCAGCCCCGGGTTCGGGTTCCGCTCCGGCGAGGTCTGGGGGATCCACCTGGGCTGGAGCGGGGACGCGGTCCACTGGGCGGAGCGCAACGCCGACGGCCACGCCGGGATCGGCGCGGCCGAGCTGCTCGGCCCCTCCGAGGTGGCCCTCGGCCCCGGCGAGTCGTACGCCACCCCGCCCGTGTACGCCAGCTACAGCGCCGACGGCCTGGACGGCCTCAGCGCCGCCTACCACCGCTTCCTGCGCGACCGGCCGTCCCACCCGCGCACGCCCCGGCCGGTCGTGCTCAACACCTGGGAGGCCGTCTACTTCGACCACCGCCTGGAGCGGCTCACCGCCCTGGCCGACGTGGCCGCCCGCCTCGGGGTCGAGCGGTTCGTGCTCGACGACGGCTGGTTCGGCAACCGCCGCAACGACACCGCCGGGCTCGGCGACTGGTACGTGGCCGCCGACGTCTGGCCGGACGGCCTCAACCCGCTGATCGGCCACGTCCGGAAGCTGGGCATGGAGTTCGGGCTGTGGGTCGAGCCGGAGATGGTCAACCCCGACTCCGACCTGTTCCGGGCCCACCCCGACTGGGTCCTGTCCGGGTCGGGCCAGCCAGGGCGGCTGCCCCAGCCGTGGCGCCACCAGCAGGTGCTCGACCTGGCCAACCCCGACTGCTACGCCTTCATCCGCGACCGGCTGGACGCGCTGCTGGGCGAGCACGACATCGCCTTCCTCAAGTGGGATCACAACCGCGACCTGGTCGAGGCCGGCCACGCCGGCCGGCCCGGCGTCCACGCCCAGACCCTGGCCACCTACCGGCTGCTGGACGAGCTGCGCGCCCGCCACCCGGGGGTGGAGATCGAGAGCTGCGCCTCGGGCGGGGGCCGGGTCGACCTGGGGATCCTCGGCCGCACCGACCGGGTCTGGGCCAGCGACACCAACGACGCCCTGGAGCGCCAGCCCATCCAGCGCTGGACCCAGCTGCTGGTCCCGCCCGAGCTGGTCGGCAGCCACGTCGGCCCGCCCAAGGCCCACACCACCGGCCGCGTCCACACCCTCGCCTTCCGGGTGGCCACGGCGCTGTTCGGCCACTTCGGCATCGAGTGGGACATCGCCTCGGCCTCGGCCTCCGAGCAGGCGGCCCTGGCCGAGGCGATCGCCTTCTACAAGCAGACGCGGCCGCTGCTCCACAGCGGCCAGGTGGTGCGGGCCGACCATCCCAACCCGGCCGCCTACCTGCACGGGGTGGTGGCCCCCGACCGCGCCGAGGCGCTGTTCGCCTACGTGCAGCTCACCAGCTCGGCCTACGAGACGCCGGGCCTGGCCCGGCTGCCCGGCCTGGACCCGGGCCGCGCCTACCGGGTCGAGCCGGTGCCGGTCGCGGGCGAGCCCGAGACCAAGCAGGCGGTGGCCCCGGCATGGCTGGAGGCGGGCGGGGTCACCCTCGGCGGCCTGGCCCTGGCCGAGGTCGGCCTGCCCCTGCCGGTGCTCCGGCCCGAGCAGGCCCTGCTGCTCCACGTCACCGGCGCATGA
- a CDS encoding glycoside hydrolase family 2 TIM barrel-domain containing protein, producing MTGERLGLGAGALPPRAWAASDARSLDLSGQWRFRLSPRAGAGTGFADPSFDDAGWATLPVPSHWQLQGYGGPAYTNVRYPFPVDPPHVPDENPTGDYRLRFRLPAGWDAERTVLRFEGADSFLRVWLNGQELGSSTGSRLPAEFDATAALYAPGEDNLLAARVQQWSAASYLEDQDMWWLSGIFREVRLLARPAGGIDDHFVHAGYDHETGAGTLRVDAGVPARVTVPELGVDAAAGEVVRIPAVEPWSAESPRLYDGQLATATERVALRIGFRTVAVAGGVLTVNGRRVLFRGANRHEFHPDRGRAVGEDVMEADVLLMKRHNLNAVRTSHYPPHPRFLELCDSYGLYVVDECDLETHGFEPLGWRGNPADDPRWRDALVDRMARMVERDKNRPSVVMWSLGNESGRGRNLAAMAEWARRRDPSRPLHYEGDWSCPDVDVYSRMYPTHAEVDAIGRREEAPLDDPGLDARRRAMPFLLCEYGHAMGNGPGGLWEYQELFERYERCQGGFVWEWIDHGLRSGTADGREYFAYGGDFGEPLHDGNFVADGLLFPDRTPSPGLAELKKVVEPVRITPDPAGGVRVANLHDVRDLSHLSFEWHLEEEGVEVAAGHLEVPPVDAGSATTVPLPPLPTTARETWLTVRAVLATDHPWAPAGHEIAWGQVHLEPRRTPPVPGQVPRWGSVAQPNEEVPGAVHSPGAPHPPPRGQDPQPLVVGPGTFDAASGRLVRVGEIDVDGPVLDLWRAPTDNDQGHHGEALAPVWRRVGLHRLRHRVDGVALEGDGLVVRSRVAPAATDLGVAVAYRWSVVEGGLRLEVEAVPEGDWPCPWPRLGLRMAVPAGFRKVEWFGRGPGEAYADTGRAARVGRFAATVAELQTPYLYPQENGNRRDVRWATVGDGGGRGIRFEGEPTFDLTVRPWTSEQLDQARHPTDLVPGDRVWVNLDLAQQGIGSASCGPGVLPAYRLDPAPATFAVRLLPAREGPMR from the coding sequence ATGACGGGGGAGCGGCTCGGCCTGGGCGCGGGGGCGCTGCCCCCGCGGGCCTGGGCGGCCTCCGACGCCCGGTCGCTGGACCTGTCGGGGCAGTGGCGGTTCCGGTTGTCGCCCCGGGCCGGCGCCGGCACCGGCTTCGCCGACCCCAGCTTCGACGACGCCGGCTGGGCGACCCTGCCGGTGCCGTCCCACTGGCAGCTCCAGGGCTACGGCGGCCCCGCCTACACCAACGTCCGCTACCCGTTCCCGGTCGACCCGCCGCACGTCCCCGACGAGAACCCGACCGGGGACTACCGGCTCCGGTTCCGGCTGCCGGCCGGCTGGGACGCCGAGCGGACCGTGCTGCGGTTCGAGGGGGCCGACTCGTTCCTGCGGGTCTGGCTGAACGGCCAGGAGCTGGGCAGCTCGACCGGGAGCCGGCTGCCGGCCGAGTTCGACGCCACCGCCGCCCTGTACGCCCCCGGGGAGGACAACCTGCTGGCCGCTCGGGTGCAGCAGTGGTCGGCGGCCAGCTACCTGGAGGACCAGGACATGTGGTGGCTGTCCGGGATCTTCCGCGAGGTGCGGCTGCTGGCCCGCCCGGCCGGGGGGATCGACGACCACTTCGTGCACGCCGGCTACGACCACGAGACAGGCGCCGGCACCCTCCGGGTCGACGCCGGCGTGCCGGCCCGGGTCACCGTGCCCGAGCTGGGGGTGGACGCGGCCGCGGGGGAGGTGGTCCGGATCCCGGCCGTGGAGCCGTGGTCGGCCGAGTCGCCCCGGCTGTACGACGGCCAGCTGGCCACCGCGACCGAGCGGGTGGCGCTGCGGATCGGCTTCCGCACCGTCGCCGTGGCCGGCGGGGTCCTGACCGTCAACGGCCGGCGGGTGCTGTTCCGCGGGGCCAACCGGCACGAGTTCCACCCCGACCGGGGCCGGGCCGTCGGCGAGGACGTCATGGAGGCCGACGTCCTCCTGATGAAGCGCCACAACCTCAACGCCGTCCGGACCAGCCACTACCCGCCCCACCCACGGTTCCTGGAGCTGTGCGACAGCTACGGGCTGTATGTGGTCGACGAGTGCGACCTGGAGACCCACGGGTTCGAGCCGCTCGGCTGGCGGGGCAACCCGGCCGACGACCCCCGCTGGCGCGACGCCCTGGTGGACCGGATGGCCCGCATGGTCGAGCGGGACAAGAACCGTCCCAGCGTGGTCATGTGGTCGCTCGGCAACGAGAGCGGCCGCGGCCGCAACCTGGCCGCCATGGCCGAGTGGGCGCGGCGGCGCGACCCGTCGCGGCCGCTCCACTACGAGGGCGACTGGTCGTGCCCGGACGTCGACGTCTACAGCCGCATGTACCCGACCCACGCCGAGGTCGACGCCATCGGCCGCCGCGAGGAGGCCCCGCTCGACGACCCCGGGCTGGACGCCCGGCGCCGGGCCATGCCGTTCCTCCTCTGCGAGTACGGTCATGCCATGGGCAACGGGCCCGGCGGCCTCTGGGAGTACCAGGAGCTGTTCGAGCGGTACGAACGCTGCCAGGGCGGGTTCGTGTGGGAGTGGATCGACCACGGCCTGCGTTCCGGCACCGCCGACGGCCGCGAGTACTTCGCCTACGGCGGCGACTTCGGCGAGCCCCTCCACGACGGCAACTTCGTCGCCGACGGGCTGCTGTTCCCCGACCGCACGCCCTCGCCGGGTCTGGCCGAGCTCAAGAAGGTGGTCGAGCCGGTCCGCATCACCCCCGACCCGGCCGGTGGCGTCCGGGTCGCCAACCTCCACGACGTCCGCGACCTCTCCCACCTGTCGTTCGAGTGGCACCTGGAGGAGGAGGGCGTCGAGGTCGCCGCCGGCCACCTGGAGGTCCCACCCGTCGACGCCGGATCGGCCACCACCGTCCCCCTCCCGCCCCTCCCCACCACCGCCCGCGAGACCTGGCTGACCGTCCGCGCCGTCCTGGCCACCGACCACCCCTGGGCCCCGGCCGGCCACGAGATCGCCTGGGGGCAGGTCCACCTGGAGCCGCGCCGCACCCCCCCGGTTCCGGGCCAGGTCCCCCGGTGGGGGAGCGTGGCCCAACCAAACGAGGAGGTGCCGGGGGCGGTCCACAGCCCCGGGGCCCCGCACCCACCGCCCCGGGGGCAGGACCCGCAACCGCTGGTGGTTGGACCCGGGACCTTCGACGCGGCCTCCGGAAGGCTGGTGCGGGTCGGGGAAATCGACGTGGACGGGCCGGTGCTGGACCTGTGGCGGGCGCCGACCGACAACGACCAGGGGCACCACGGGGAGGCGCTGGCGCCGGTGTGGCGGCGGGTCGGGCTGCACCGGTTGCGGCACCGGGTGGACGGGGTCGCGCTGGAGGGCGACGGCCTGGTGGTGCGGTCCCGGGTGGCGCCGGCCGCGACCGACCTGGGGGTGGCGGTCGCCTACCGGTGGTCGGTGGTGGAGGGCGGGCTGCGGCTGGAGGTGGAGGCCGTGCCCGAGGGGGACTGGCCCTGCCCGTGGCCGCGGCTGGGGCTGCGGATGGCGGTGCCGGCCGGGTTCCGGAAGGTCGAGTGGTTCGGCCGCGGGCCCGGCGAGGCCTACGCCGACACCGGCCGGGCGGCCCGGGTCGGCCGCTTCGCGGCCACGGTGGCGGAGCTCCAGACCCCGTACCTGTATCCGCAGGAGAACGGCAACCGCCGCGACGTGCGCTGGGCCACCGTGGGCGACGGCGGCGGGCGCGGGATCCGGTTCGAGGGCGAGCCGACCTTCGACCTGACCGTCCGGCCCTGGACCAGCGAGCAGCTCGACCAGGCCCGCCACCCCACCGACCTCGTCCCCGGCGACCGTGTCTGGGTCAACCTCGACCTCGCCCAGCAGGGGATCGGCTCGGCCTCCTGCGGCCCCGGCGTCCTCCCCGCCTACCGGCTCGACCCGGCCCCGGCGACCTTCGCGGTCCGGCTGCTCCCCGCTCGGGAAGGCCCGATGAGGTGA
- a CDS encoding VOC family protein gives MSFVTENQPDGTPTWIDLGIPDLEQAMAFYGALFGWDFEVGPPEMMRYTQCLLGGRRVAALAENPDPAATAFWWNMYLATGDCDATVRRVTDAGGTVVLEPTDFPDQGRMAIVKDPVGAQFGLWEGRGHVGCEVVNEPGSLLRNDLVTPDPEPARAFYAAVFGFTLDGNPDLPDFDFTFLRRPDGHEIGGIMGVPGVSSGWTTLFEVADTDAAVARAAEAGGTAGTPEDFVYGRLATITDPFGTEFSVGSRPEPQRA, from the coding sequence ATGAGCTTCGTCACCGAGAACCAGCCCGACGGCACCCCGACCTGGATCGACCTGGGCATCCCCGACCTGGAGCAGGCGATGGCGTTCTACGGCGCCCTGTTCGGCTGGGACTTCGAGGTCGGGCCGCCGGAGATGATGCGCTACACCCAGTGCCTCCTGGGCGGGCGGCGGGTCGCCGCCCTGGCCGAGAACCCCGACCCGGCGGCGACCGCGTTCTGGTGGAACATGTACCTGGCCACCGGCGACTGCGACGCCACCGTCCGGCGCGTCACCGACGCCGGCGGGACCGTCGTGCTGGAGCCGACGGACTTCCCCGACCAGGGCCGCATGGCGATCGTCAAGGACCCGGTGGGGGCGCAGTTCGGGCTCTGGGAGGGCCGCGGCCATGTCGGCTGCGAGGTCGTGAACGAGCCCGGGTCGCTGCTCCGCAACGACCTGGTGACCCCCGACCCCGAACCGGCCCGGGCGTTCTATGCGGCCGTGTTCGGCTTCACCCTCGACGGCAACCCGGACCTGCCGGACTTCGACTTCACCTTCCTGCGCCGACCCGACGGTCACGAGATCGGCGGGATCATGGGCGTCCCCGGCGTGTCGTCGGGCTGGACGACCCTGTTCGAGGTGGCCGACACCGACGCCGCGGTCGCCCGCGCCGCCGAGGCCGGCGGCACCGCCGGCACACCCGAGGATTTCGTCTACGGGCGCCTGGCCACCATCACCGACCCGTTCGGGACCGAGTTCTCGGTGGGCTCGCGCCCTGAGCCTCAGCGGGCCTGA